A stretch of Manis javanica isolate MJ-LG chromosome 1, MJ_LKY, whole genome shotgun sequence DNA encodes these proteins:
- the EPCAM gene encoding epithelial cell adhesion molecule, whose amino-acid sequence MAPLQALAFGLLLAAATAAVAAAQKGCICENYKLTTNCSLNAHGQCECISIGTHHSVICSNLATKCLVMKAEMTGSKSGRRAKPDGALQNNDGLYNPDCDEKGLFKAKQCNGTATCWCVNTAGVRRTDKDTEISCSERVRTFWIIIELKHKAREQPYDVQSLQTALKEAITTRYLLDPKYIVNIMYENDIITIDLMQNSSEKTQNDVDIADVAYYFEKDVKDESLFHSNKMDLRVNGEQLDLDPGRTLIYYVDEKPPEFSMQGLQAGIIAVIVVVVIAIIAGIVVLVISRKNRMAKYEKAEIKEMGEMHRELNA is encoded by the exons gatGTATCTGTGAAAACTACAAACTGACCACAAACTGCTCTCTGAATGCACATGGCCAGTGCGAGTGTATTTCAATTGGCACACATCATTCCGTCATTTGCTCAAACC TGGCTACCAAATGTTTGGTGATGAAGGCAGAAATGACTGGCTCAAAGTCTGGGAGAAGAGCAAAACCTGACGGGGCTCTGCAGAATAATGACGGGCTCTATAATCCTGACTGTGATGAGAAGGGGCTCTTTAAAGCCAAGCAATGCAATGGCACCGCCACGTGCTGGTGTGTGAACACTGCTGGGGTCAGGAGAACTGATAAAGACACTGAAATATCCTGCTCTGAACGAGTGAGGACCTT CTGGATCATCATTGAACTAAAACACAAAGCAAGAGAACAACCTTACGATGTTCAAAGTTTGCAGAC tGCTCTCAAGGAGGCAATCACGACCCGTTATCTACTAGAtccaaaatacattgtaaatATAATG TATGAGAATGACATTATCACCATTGATCTGATGCAAAATTCTTCTGAGAAAACTCAGAATGATGTGGACATTGCTGATGTggcttattattttgaaaaagat GTTAAAGATGAATCCTTGTTCCACTCCAACAAAATGGACCTGAGAGTAAATGGGGAACAATTGGATCTGGATCCTGGTCGAACTTTAATTTACTATGTTGATGAAAAACCACCAGAATTTTCAATGCAGGGTCTCCAAGCTGGTATTATTGCTGTCATTGTGGTGGTGGTAATAGCAATTATTGCTGGAATAGTTGTGCTG GTTATTTCCAGAAAGAACAGAATGGCAAAGTATGAGAAGGCTGAG ATAAAGGAGATGGGTGAGATgcatagggaactcaatgcataA